From Enoplosus armatus isolate fEnoArm2 chromosome 23, fEnoArm2.hap1, whole genome shotgun sequence, a single genomic window includes:
- the wrap53 gene encoding telomerase Cajal body protein 1 yields MSDSAGSGESGGVAGTGQDAEADNEPPQQAPSLPEGDSLQVREASEEGAPPSAKRPRVSEGEQGLEQAAKPIRMHGETPAEADLLQEDPAPPTQRTGATLQHEEEEVAVSGGGEEECHQNGDGGRDAPFEEGEAKPEEEHNGNRSADSPSEGQHLSLDLTQNPQMLTGSWTEYSNLPENYLKGCKWAPDGSCILTNSADNVLRVYNLPPEIYSYNWDLLPEMSPVLRMAEGDTIYDYCWYPKMNSLDPDTCFLASSSRDNPVHVWDAFYGELRASFRPYNHLDELTAAHSLCFSPDGTQLYCGFDKTVRVFYTERPGRDCEERPTIVKKQGQSGIISCFGFSPCQSVYACGSYSRCAGLYSCQDGTLLALLPTRHHGGLTHLLFSPDGNYLYTGGRKDPEILCWDLREPDKVVFSLKRNVATNQRIYFDLDPSGRYLLSGDTEGMVSVWDTQTAPPDGDEELLQPQLRFQTHWDCTNGISIHPFMPLLATSSGQRQFPWPGDSEGDSASDGEGGDAVMTPLEIRQDNALTLWWAGPLGPATEGGQEPSAAVVEP; encoded by the exons ATGTCTGACTCAGCTGGAAGTGGTGAAAGCGGAGGTGTGGCGGGAACAGGGCAGGACGCAGAAGCAGATAATGAGCCCCCTCAACAGGCGCCATCTCTACCTGAAGGTGACAGCTTACAGGTACGTGAGGCCTCAGAGGAAGGGGCGCCTCCGTCTGCTAAGCGGCCCAGAGTGAGTGAGGGGGAACAGGGGCTGGAGCAGGCTGCAAAGCCCATCCGGATGCATGGAGAAACACCAGCAGAGGCTGACTTGCTGCAGGAAGACCCAGCCCCACCAACTCAAA GAACAGGAGCAACACTGCaacatgaggaggaagaggtggctGTCAGTGGGGGAGGTGAGGAAGAATGCCATCAGAATGGAGATGGGGGGCGTGATGCCCCCTTTGAAGAAGGAGAGGCGAAACCAGAGGAGGAGCACAACGGTAACAGATCTGCAGACAGTCCCAGTGAAGGACAGCA CCTAAGCCTAGATTTGACCCAGAACCCTCAGATGCTGACTGGTTCCTGGACTGAGTACTCCAACCTTCCAGAGAACTACCTAAAAGGCTGCAAATG GGCTCCTGATGGTTCCTGCATCCTGACCAACAGTGCAGACAATGTGCTCCGTGTGTACAACCTCCCTCCAGAGATTTACAGCTACAACTGGGACTTACTTCCTGAGATG AGTCCAGTGCTGAGAATGGCAGAGGGAGACACCATCTACGACTACTGCTGGTACCCCAAGATGAACTCTCTGGACCCAGACACATGCTT TCTAGCGAGCAGTAGCCGTGACAACCCGGTCCACGTGTGGGACGCGTTTTACGGGGAGCTGCGAGCCAGCTTCCGACCCTATAATCACCTGGATGAACTGACGGCAGCCCACTCCCTCTGCTTCTCGCCGGATGGAACGCAGCTCTACTGCGGCTTTGACAAAACTGTCCGAGTCTTCTACACTGAGCGTCCTGGCAGAGACTGCGAGGAGCGACCCACCATAG TGAAGAAGCAGGGCCAAAGTGGCATCATCTCCTGCTTTGGCTTCAGCCCCTGCCAGTCTGTTTACGCCTGTGGCTCTTACTCCCGCTGCGCTGGCCTCTATTCCTGCCAAGACGGCACCCTGCTGGCTCTGCTGCCGACCCGCCACCACGGAGGCCTCACCCATCTGCTCTTCTCCCCTGATGGCAACTACCTGTACACCGGCGGGCGCAAG gatcCAGAAATCCTGTGCTGGGACCTAAGAGAGCCGGACaaagttgtgttttcacttAAGAGAAACGTGGCCACTAACCAGCGCATCTACTTTGACCTGGACCC GTCAGGCAGGTACCTGCTGAGCGGCGACACAGAGGGCATGGTGTCAGTATGGGACACTCAGACGGCTCCTCCTGATGGTGATGAGGAGCTACTGCAACCTCAGCTCAGGTTCCAGACCCATTGGGACTGCACCAACGGCATCAG CATTCATCCCTTCATGCCGCTGTTGGCGACATCCAGCGGCCAGCGTCAGTTCCCGTGGCCCGGCGACAGCGAGGGCGACTCGGCCTCTGACGGCGAGGGCGGTGACGCCGTGATGACGCCGCTGGAGATCCGACAAGACAACGCCCTGACCCTGTGGTGGGCCGGACCGCTCGGCCCTGCCACAGAGGGGGGCCAAGAGCCAAGTGCAGCGGTGGTGGAGCCCTAA